GCAGCAGCTCGCCGGCTCCCGTCGCAACCGAACTCCTGCCCGAACACCGAGCGTCGCGCCGAACTGCGCCCCGAATCGCGCCCCCCAATCGGAACTGCACCTCGAACGCGCGGTGACCGGATCGGACTGCCCCCCGAAGATGCTCGAAGCAGTTCGAACCGCAGTTCTCGGCGCGTGAGTCAGGTTCGGACCGCTGTTCCCTCCGGCGGCGCGCTCCTCGGGCCGCTGTTCCAAATGACCTCGCGCGATCCGGGTCCTGGCTGCAAATCGCCGTGGTCGGTTTGAACTGTTGCCCGAGACCGCCCAGCTCGATTGGGACTTGGATCCCAAATTGGTCCGTGCGTTTTGAACCGCTGTTCAAAACGGGTCGAGGCGATTCGGGGTCGGGTCCCAACCGTACCGGCCGAATCGGGGCGCTGTTCCAAATGCCTTGGAGCATTTCGGGGTGCTGCTTCAACTCGACGCCCGCGATTCGGGCTGGGGGTTCCCCCAGCCTCGAGCCAATCGAACTGCGCTCCAATCAGGCCCGGCGATTCCGGATGCGATTCAATACGGGTCCAGCTGTTTGAAATCACGACGCAATCGGTGAGCTCGCCATCGAGCCTCGGTTGCGTCTGCGTGCTGGGGTCTGAGGTCCAAATTCCAATGCGCCTCGACCAATCGGGCTGAAGTAGCCCCCGTTTTGTCCGGACACGTCCATGAGCACTAGGACAGTCCCAGGACTGAGGAGCGGAAGACGCCGGAGGTCGAAGTGATCGAGCGCACGAGGCCCGGTCGCCGGCGGCGGTACACGGCGCAAGAGAAGCGGCAGATTCTCGACGAGGCAGAGGCGCCGGGCAGCAGCATGTCGGCGCGACGGTACGGAATCGCACCGAGCCTGCTGTCTCGCTGGCGCCGACTCGAAGACGAAGGCGCGCTGCCGAGCCTCGGTGCCGACGAGCACGTGGTGCCTGAGTCGAAGGTGAGAAACCTGGAGCACCAGGTGCGCGAGCTCCAGCGGCTGCTCGGAAAGAAGACGCTCGAGAACGAAATTCTCAAAGACGCGCTCGAGCTGACGCGCTCAAAAAAACTGATCTCGCCCGGGAGCTCGCCGCGACGCGGAGGTACCCGGTGAAGCGCGTGGCCGAGGCGCTGGGCGTGTCGCGGTCGAATCTCGCAGAGCCGAAGCAGCGCAAGCCGCGCGGCCCGTACGCGAAGCCAGGCGACGCGGCCAGCTCGATCAGGGCTCTCGGGGATTTTCGCTCGAAGACCAGAATGGGGCGCTCATCGTCGTCTTGCGGCCATCGGTTGTCGGCGTGATCCGGAGCGCAGTGACAACGCTCTATCCGGAGCTCCACCGGGAGTTCGAGCGCCGAGCTTCAGCCCGCTCCTGAAGTCTCGGCAGAGAGCTCTTACGACGCCCGTAAGTCCGGCGAAGGCTTGCCCGCCTCGGCAGCCGTCTTCACCTTTCCCCGGGGCACCGGGAGGGCGCGTTGGAGATCGGCTTCGAGACCATCGGCAATGCCACGCTCATCGTCCACGATCAGCGGCCGGTGCTGGTGACGGATCCGTGGATCCAGGGCAGCGCCTACTTCGGGAGCTGGAAGCTCTCGCACGAGGTGCCCGAGCCGCAGTTCAAGGCCGCGTGCGACGCGGAGTACGTGTGGTTCTCGCACGGGCACCCGGATCACCTGAACTCGGAGTCGCTGCCGCTCTTCAGCAAGCAGAAGATCCTCTTGCCGGACCATGTCGGCCGCCGCATCGAGAAGGACCTGCGCGGGCAAGGCTTCAAGGTGATGGTGATGCCCAGCCGCACCTGGCTGCCGCTGTCGCCGCGCGTGCGAGTGATGTGCATCCCCGACTTCAACCAGGACGCCATCCTGCTCGTGGACGTGAACGGCCGGTTGGTCGTGAACCTCAACGACGCCGGCGACCGCGGCTGGGGAAACCTGGTGCGCAAGCTGGTGAAGACGTACCGCGTCTCGTACCTGCTCGCGCTCTACGGCCACGGCGACGCGGACATGATCAACTTCTTCGACGAGTCGGGTACGCGCGTGCCCCGGCCGCCGAAGACGCCGCTCGGCGAGCAGATCTCGCGCGACGCCGAGGTGCTGGGCACGCGGTTCTTCATTCCGTTCTCGTCGCTGCACCGCTACCAGCGCACCGACAGCGCCTGGGCCGCGCCGCGCGCCGCCACGCCCGACGACTACGCCGACGGCTGGGACTCGAAGGCGTGCGAGCTCTTGCCCGCGTTCCTGCGCGTGGACTGCGCCAAGGACAGCTTTGAGCGCATCGATCCCAAGCCGACCGCGGACACGCTCTATCCGCCCGAGCACTTCGGCGACGACTGGAGCCAGCGGCTCGAGCCCGGCGACCTGAAGAAGCTGGAGGACTACTTCGGCGCCATCGAGCGGCTCCGCGACGGCATCGACTTCGTGGGCTTCAAGGTCGGCGGCAAGTCGC
Above is a window of Deltaproteobacteria bacterium DNA encoding:
- a CDS encoding transposase; the protein is MIERTRPGRRRRYTAQEKRQILDEAEAPGSSMSARRYGIAPSLLSRWRRLEDEGALPSLGADEHVVPESKVRNLEHQVRELQRLLGKKTLENEILKDALELTRSKKLISPGSSPRRGGTR
- a CDS encoding MBL fold metallo-hydrolase — its product is MEIGFETIGNATLIVHDQRPVLVTDPWIQGSAYFGSWKLSHEVPEPQFKAACDAEYVWFSHGHPDHLNSESLPLFSKQKILLPDHVGRRIEKDLRGQGFKVMVMPSRTWLPLSPRVRVMCIPDFNQDAILLVDVNGRLVVNLNDAGDRGWGNLVRKLVKTYRVSYLLALYGHGDADMINFFDESGTRVPRPPKTPLGEQISRDAEVLGTRFFIPFSSLHRYQRTDSAWAAPRAATPDDYADGWDSKACELLPAFLRVDCAKDSFERIDPKPTADTLYPPEHFGDDWSQRLEPGDLKKLEDYFGAIERLRDGIDFVGFKVGGKSHTLWLRSRGRLRKGLTLEAPRNSLMAAVENEVFDDLLIGNFTKVTLHGRWPATQPLYPDFTPFVAKYADNGRAKTQVELDAYFAEYRRRDQLGYARAIFQNEVLRPVQEASKNVLRTAVGPRSSMYKLAKRTYWSLRSR